The sequence TGTTCGTCCTACACAAAAAAGGCAAAATCGGTATCGGTGCCTCTGCGATGAAAAACAGTGCCTCTAAAGCAACACCTTTACCAGACATTACGTTACAAGATATTGGTGGATTGCCAGTTGAAATGAAAGAAGAAATTCACCAAACCTTATCCATCATAAAAAATCCGAAACAATCGGAACAACTCGGTATTACGCCGCCAAAAGGTCTGTTGTTGTACGGACCACCTGGTACAGGGAAAACCTTGCTGGCACAAGCAATCGCGCGCGAAATTGGTGCGACATTTTATTCATCGAGTGGAGCAGCTTTCACGGAGTTATTTGTCGGTGTTGGGGCTGCTAGAGTACGCACGCTGTTTGAAAATGCGCGAAAGCAGAAACCGGCTGTGATTTTCATTGATGAAGTCGATGCACTTGCAGGGAAACGAAAAACGCATGGCGGGGAAGAAACGGAAAAAACGTTGACAGAACTGCTTGTCCAGTTAGATGGCGGCAATAATAACGAGGGTGTGTTATTCATTGCCGCCACGAACCGGAAGGATATGCTCGATGAGGCTTTTCTTCGCCCAGGTCGAATCGATTACTCTTTCCAAGTCCCGTTACCAGATACGACGGGCAGAAGAGAGATTATCCACATTCATACGAAAGGCAAGCTGTTGGCGGATAATGTTGCGGCTTCCTTGGATGGCTTAGCGGACAGTACAGCAGGCTTTTCGGGTGCTGAGCTGAGTTCGCTGTTTGAAACGGCGAGTAGAAGGGCTATGCGTGATGGGCGTCGGGCAATTGATAAAAATGATTTAGACTTTGCCATTGACCGTACGATTTTGGGCAGCACTTCACGTACATTAAATGATCCACAAACAAAGCGGAGAGTAGCTATTCATGAAACGGGTCACGCGCTAATTGCAGCGATTACGAAGCCGGGTTCAGTGCGGAAAGCGACGATTATTCCGCGAGGACAAGCGCTTGGCTATGTTGCTCCATTTCAAAAAGAGCTTCATTTATCGACGTATAGCGAATTGCTAGACCAAGTGAGTATGATTTTGGCTGGTGGGGTAGCAGAGCGTATGTACCTTGGTGAGCATAGTATTGGTGTTGGTGGCGATGTCCAGCAAGCCAAGGAAATCATTGAAAGAATGGTTGACACGGGCTTGCTACAGGACGGCTTTACGCTAACTTTCAATGAAGGGCAAAAAGAGTCGAAGATGCAAGCGATTTTTGACAAGGCTCTTCATCAAACAGAAGGCCTTATTCAACAATATTCCACTGAATTCGATCAGTTGGTGGACTTGTTAATGAAAAAAGAAACACTGGATGGTTCGGAGATTCAGGAAATAGTAGGTCTATAATATTACGTCGCCACAGCCTTTACGGTTGTGGCATTTTTAAGATTAATATACCTATTTGCTAAAGATTAGTGCTAGAATGGAGTCAATAAAAGATAATGGGGATAGATGGATGGAAAAATACTTGATTCACAAAGCATTGAATAATAATGTACTCATAGCGACGGATAGTAGTGGCAATGAGGTGATTTTAATTGGGCGCGGGATTGGCTTTGGTGCAAAAG comes from Sporosarcina sp. FSL K6-3457 and encodes:
- a CDS encoding AAA family ATPase, whose amino-acid sequence is MKKIAILVLFVIGTAVGIGWYALDSNKGTAISFAELEKTIQVAQGQISLKETSSGSLYLQTTDALYVTQVRPQSQLVEQLVEKYNLNYQYANQNKFDGLLIGGLLIASLVTLFVLHKKGKIGIGASAMKNSASKATPLPDITLQDIGGLPVEMKEEIHQTLSIIKNPKQSEQLGITPPKGLLLYGPPGTGKTLLAQAIAREIGATFYSSSGAAFTELFVGVGAARVRTLFENARKQKPAVIFIDEVDALAGKRKTHGGEETEKTLTELLVQLDGGNNNEGVLFIAATNRKDMLDEAFLRPGRIDYSFQVPLPDTTGRREIIHIHTKGKLLADNVAASLDGLADSTAGFSGAELSSLFETASRRAMRDGRRAIDKNDLDFAIDRTILGSTSRTLNDPQTKRRVAIHETGHALIAAITKPGSVRKATIIPRGQALGYVAPFQKELHLSTYSELLDQVSMILAGGVAERMYLGEHSIGVGGDVQQAKEIIERMVDTGLLQDGFTLTFNEGQKESKMQAIFDKALHQTEGLIQQYSTEFDQLVDLLMKKETLDGSEIQEIVGL